In Vigna radiata var. radiata cultivar VC1973A chromosome 3, Vradiata_ver6, whole genome shotgun sequence, the following proteins share a genomic window:
- the LOC106756707 gene encoding chlorophyll a-b binding protein P4, chloroplastic, which translates to MATVTTQASAAIFRPCASKSRFLTGSSGKLNREVSMRPMGCPPSASFKVEAKKGEWLPGLASPAYLNGSLPGDNGFDPLGLAEDPENLRWYVQAELVNGRWAMLGVAGMLLPEVFTKLGIINAPQWYDAGKSEYFASSSTLFVIEFILFHYVEIRRWQDIKNPGSVNQDPIFKQYSLPPHETGYPGSVFNPLNFAPTLEAKEKELANGRLAMLAFLGFIVQHNVTGKGPFDNLLQHLSDPWHNTIINTIRGY; encoded by the exons ATGGCCACCGTCACCACCCAAGCCTCCGCCGCCATTTTCCGGCCATGTGCCTCAAAATCTAGGTTTCTGACCGGGTCTTCCGGGAAACTGAACCGGGAAGTGAGTATGAGGCCAATGGGGTGTCCTCCTTCTGCATCTTTCAAGGTTGAAGCCAAGAAAGGAGAGTGGTTGCCAGGCTTGGCCTCCCCAGCTTACCTTAATGGCAG TCTTCCCGGTGACAACGGGTTTGACCCTCTGGGGCTTGCTGAGGACCCAGAGAATTTGAGGTGGTATGTTCAAGCTGAGCTTGTGAATGGACGCTGGGCCATGTTGGGTGTTGCAGGAATGTTGCTTCCTGAGGTTTTCACCAAATTGGGAATCATCAATGCCCCTCAATGGTATGATGCAGGGAAATCAGAGTACTTTGCTTCATCTTCCACCCTCTTTGTGATTGAGTTCATCCTGTTCCATTATGTGGAGATCAGAAGATGGCAAGACATCAAGAACCCTGGCAGTGTCAACCAAGATCCCATCTTCAAGCAATACAGCTTGCCCCCACACGAGACTGGATACCCTGGTAGTGTGTTCAACCCCTTGAACTTTGCACCTACTTTGGAGGCCAAGGAGAAGGAACTTGCCAACG GGAGATTGGCTATGTTGGCATTCTTGGGATTCATAGTTCAACACAACGTGACAGGGAAAGGACCATTTGACAACCTCTTGCAGCATCTCTCTGACCCATGGCACAACaccatcatcaacacaattcgtgGCTACTAA
- the LOC106757856 gene encoding cyclic dof factor 3, with product MLENKDPAIRLFGQKIAFSGEPEAPTIAAAHTPSPPPPVDVVRDAEEEGEEEVVDDDVADSEAEDDDNRDKDPAEEVSEKTKEADLPPNAADSKNTAEGLQNPNTPSIDEESAKSKSNKSENDQTDPTTTGAATATNNSQDNNNKTLKKPDKILPCPRCNSMDTKFCYYNNYNVNQPRYFCKACQRYWTAGGTMRNVPVGAGRRKNKNSASHYRHITISEALQAARIDSPNGTHLLKPNGRVLSFGLDPPICDSMASVLNLAEKKKRNGFHSMEDQRNKDDDCSSASSITVSNEESGKSTSQESLVPNNNSFIHHHHHHVPCISTVPWAYPWNSGVPSAPALCPPGFPMSFYPHAFWNIPWFPTHHAAPAPRSPGSGPNSPTLGKHSRDDDSAKQEHVYEEPSRQRNGSVLVPKTLRIDDPSEAAKSSIWATLGIKNECVSGGGMFKGFQSKKEEKEGVMETSPVLRANPAALSRSLNFHENS from the exons ATGCTCGAAAATAAGGACCCTGCAATTAGGCTCTTCGGCCAGAAGATTGCCTTTTCCGGAGAACCCGAAGCTCCGACCATTGCCGCCGCTCACACCCCCTCGCCACCGCCGCCGGTGGATGTTGTCAGAGACgcagaagaagaaggagaagaagaagtagTAGATGACGACGTTGCTGACTCAGAGGCTGAAGATGATGACAACAGAGATAAG GATCCTGCAGAAGAAGTTAGTGAGAAAACGAAAGAAGCTGATCTTCCTCCAAATGCTGCAGACTCTAAGAACACCGCAGAGGGTCTTCAGAATCCAAACACACCTTCCATAGACGAAGAATCTGCAAAGTCAAAATCCAACAAGTCAGAAAACGATCAAACCGATCCAACCACAACTGGTGCTGCTACTGCAACCAACAACTCACAagacaacaacaataaaacGCTGAAAAAACCAGACAAAATTCTTCCTTGTCCTCGCTGCAATAGCATGGACACCAAGTTCTGTTACTACAACAACTACAATGTGAACCAGCCACGTTACTTCTGCAAAGCGTGCCAAAGGTACTGGACCGCCGGGGGCACCATGCGAAACGTGCCGGTGGGTGCAGGGAGGAGAAAGAACAAAAACTCAGCCTCTCACTATCGCCATATCACAATCTCTGAAGCACTTCAAGCTGCAAGAATCGATTCCCCAAACGGGACTCATCTTTTGAAGCCCAATGGTAGAGTCCTCAGCTTTGGTTTAGACCCTCCAATTTGTGATTCCATGGCATCAGTCCTGAACCTcgcagagaagaaaaaaagaaacggGTTTCACTCCATGGAGGATCAGAGAAACAAAGATGATGACTGCTCCAGTGCATCATCCATCACCGTTTCCAATGAAGAAAGTGGGAAAAGCACGTCACAAGAATCATTGGTGCCTAACAACAACAGTTTcatacatcatcatcatcaccatgtTCCATGCATCTCCACTGTTCCTTGGGCTTATCCTTGGAACTCCGGGGTTCCCTCAGCACCTGCTCTGTGCCCTCCAGGGTTTCCCATGTCGTTTTACCCTCATGCATTTTGGAACATTCCATGGTTTCCCACACACCATGCTGCCCCAGCTCCAAGGTCTCCGGGTTCTGGTCCAAATTCTCCCACTCTCGGGAAACACTCCAGGGACGATGACTCGGCGAAGCAAGAGCACGTCTATGAGGAACCCTCGAGGCAGAGAAACGGGTCTGTTTTGGTGCCGAAAACTTTGAGAATCGATGACCCCAGTGAGGCAGCCAAGAGTTCAATATGGGCAACTTTAGGGATCAAGAACGAGTGTGTGAGTGGGGGTGGCATGTTCAAAGGGTTCCAatcaaagaaagaagagaaagaaggtgTCATGGAAACCTCTCCTGTGTTGAGGGCCAACCCTGCAGCCTTGTCTAGATCCCTTAACTTTCACGAGAACTCTTGA